The stretch of DNA ggcgctctaaggaagctccaaggtcttggcggccagcaggttaaaaaTACCTTTGGAGTTTCAACCAAAACTTCAAATTGGTAAAAGCAGAAAGCAGCTTTTCAACATAACCCAACTTTTCATCGtgcatgaatttttcttacaaaaaagtCTCATaggaaattgcaagaaaatcaattaaaaacagCCTTGAATCCTTTTTGATATCCTGCCAAATATTGTGCAAGAACTTCCGGAAAATCTGGAAAACTTCCCTAATCACTTGGAACTATTACTTTGACCATAAACTGTGTGATAAAAGTGCGTTGATATCGCACaactttgtgaaattcagcagaTAGACGTGAACTTGGAGCGATATGACACTACCTGTCTTGGAACCATCATCCCTGGTCAACGGTGCAGCAATTCTCCTATCATTCTTTGCTGGCTACAAGTACGCCCAAATGGTGGCGGAGAGGAATCGCGAGCAGAAAAGTGAATCGTGCAGTAAAATGGAATCGCCGGTAAGTTTCcggaaaggatttttttagccaataaaattgaattattctgATTTTGTGCTCATTGCAGGTCTTCCGTGACAATGGGGAGTACAAGATGATCCTCGTGGTGAGGAATGACCTGAAGATGGGCAAAGGAAAAATCGCCGCACAATGCGGACATGCTGCTGTTGGAGCCTTCCAAAGTGCCATGCGGAAGATCCCTCACATTGTGCGACGCTGGGAGAATTCCGGATGTGCCAAAATTGCCGTAAAAGTGGAAAGTGAGGAGGAACTAATGCAAATACGCCACAGAGCCAATGCCCTGCAACTCAGTACGTGCCTAATCCGCGATGCAGGACGCACACAAATTGAACCCAACACAAAGACAGTCCTTGCCATTGGCCCAGCTCCGTGTCAGGAAGTGGATAAAGTTACTGGACATTTGAAATTGCtctaaatctctttttttatgattatttgtGTTCatcattaatatttatatatttccgAGTGattctcaacaaaaaaaatgttttgaaaaatgaattaagagaaaatgagaggaGAGACTTACAGGAAGTTCTGCGCTTTAGAACCAGAGATCACCTTCAGCTTCCCCCTCATTCTCAACAGTTGGTTCTTCCTTTGTGATCGTCAAGATGAGATTATTGTCCTCCTCATCCGTGTCAGAGATGGCCAAATCATCCTGAATAGCCACACTTGGGTTCGGAAGCGGAACAGGATCTTCAGCTGGTGGCATTTGTGGCATTTCCATTTGCTGCAATTCCGGCACAACCACCGACGTACGCTGTTGGGCCGTGGATGTACTTGAGGACATTCCCAAAAAGTCCGATGGATCGTAATTTGGATCCAAATCCATTGATTCATCGTCATATGCAGCTGCACCGGCAATTGCTTCCTTCCCACCAGCTCCAGTTGCCGTGTAGAAGCCAATTCCACTCAGTTGTACCATTGCCTCAGCCGCTTGTTGACTATCATCATCTCCATGAACTCCTGcaacccaaaaaaaagtccCATCAATTAGCATTTCCTGCCCATtccaacaaaataataataatcccAAATATCTCACCTATTGAACTTCCTCCTCCACCACCACTAATTGCTGATCCACTCCTATTGAGTCCCTCACCCTGTGCCAGAGTCTCCACAACGCTCTCATGATCATTGTCACTCCCAACTTCCTCAAATTCCTCATCATCCGTGGAGAATTGCAAATCTTCCGGGAAAATGGACAAgatgttaattttaaaaaatcacaaattatattttttaattaaaagtcaaatttttgagcccagaaaaaaattctttatggtCTATTCAAATCAACTTTGCATTAAAACTCCACCAGGTTGTCACACATTTCAACCAATAAAcactcaagttttttttaaccctttcgcgttttttgggtcaaacattttatttgttcaatttatttatgaatttaattgttttatttttttcaagttagaaaagcatcaaattcacgcaaaagaggccatagaagacgttctgactgagaaaagtcctctgagagcattcatagaataaatatcgtaatATAAAAgtgcgcatgtttcaatgtttttatgtttcacgttggacgcgaaagAGTTAACAACCAATCAGGAAGAATTtctaattcttcttcttatttatttaaaattcaacaagaaAACTAGAAAATGAGCAGATATCGACCCATATTTGTCAGGAGGTGGAGCTATAGTGCAAACTTTGTTCGAATTGACTGTTTacatgcagaaaaaaaacaatttaatgcacaagaacaaagaaataagcaatttttaatatattaaattatataatatgtatatttttttaaacagcaatgaaaatgattaatcAGGTAACAAAACATCCCATTCTAAAgcatttttcctaattttttttaaatttaaattgatttatcaagaAGTTTgtaagaaacaaaaaattgttgaaataaaggattttttaaaatttatgatcacctcaaaaggattttttaaatcactttttttttatcgaaaagaGCAGGAAACATTAGCGGAGTTTTCTTGATACGAAATGGCAAAAATGGGGCTAGTTTGTTTTGTACCCTTTACTTTTACTGGAGATGTTGaggtaaagttttttttataaaaaaaatcgagaagTAAAAAGACAACATTTTGATGTTATCTAGCAACGTTTTGAGAAAtcttttaacacttggaggacccaacatttggcacaacgcggaggatcaaattggtaataagtaccagttgataaaatatgctcaatagttaattattaatcagtttattgaacaaggatcgaaagtttcactaattctcaatctccttcaagcattcctacaccgaattactaaatatttaatttagaaaatcgtcactgaaaaaaaattgcgtagaatcgatgcaaaattgccaattaaaacgaattttttagctacaattttacataatttattattgcgcctaaataatcacaaactttgattctttaagtaactttttaatcacttccggcaataaaattagtccacattaatgatttttaccgaggaaaagtgaacaagagttctttatttgatcctccgcgttggattctgactttgacctcaattatcttccaaagaaaagacttttctcgggattttctttctgctatcttaaagtaattaaaattccctacacatagatgctaaattcatcgagataagtccaatagattttattctgtgacgatttttagGTTTCGATTGGTaccaattaccagtaaagtcctccgagtgttaatgaagaaaaatccctaaattaattcaaaatttatcgAAACGTCGCTAGAAATCAACTTTTacctcaattttctcacacgaTTCACGTTTAGATATTTTAGAGTTACAAGACTatctaaaacattttaagagaaatttaaaaaaaaaattaagaaatcaaaaagtattcaaaaaatttaagaaaaacgcctaaaaataaatcataaaaactgaatatttaaaaatcatttaaaattatattcttttcttttgattaaaaagaaatcatagcaggaaaaaactcaagaaaacaactttatttttaaagcaaaattatttagaaatacTAATTCTTagctttaaaacaaaatctttaattcaagaactataattaaattctacaaGACTAAAGAGGACGAAAAAATGCCTTCGGAGTGCCAATAAAATCCAAGccaatttgaattatttttcccgCCAATTCAATAACTATCTAcagcaaaattaaaattagaaaattacgCAAATTACTTTAGAACAGGATTTGtatctaaaattaaacaacTAATAACtcattcaacaaaaaatacattccAGAATAAAGGAAACAAAAGGGATCattattaaaggaatttaagaaataaaaggaaataaaggagaaagaaacaaaagaaatagaaaagcTCACCTTCTTccaaaaaagtattttgagtACTACTTAAATTTGAAGCGTGGCTGTCTTTACGGGGACGTCCACGACCTCGTTTCATGCCCCACAATTTAACTATAaaataaaccattttccacattttc from Lutzomyia longipalpis isolate SR_M1_2022 chromosome 1, ASM2433408v1 encodes:
- the LOC129786286 gene encoding probable peptidyl-tRNA hydrolase 2 → MTLPVLEPSSLVNGAAILLSFFAGYKYAQMVAERNREQKSESCSKMESPVFRDNGEYKMILVVRNDLKMGKGKIAAQCGHAAVGAFQSAMRKIPHIVRRWENSGCAKIAVKVESEEELMQIRHRANALQLSTCLIRDAGRTQIEPNTKTVLAIGPAPCQEVDKVTGHLKLL